DNA from Acidobacteriota bacterium:
TCACCCGTACAAGAGATCAGGAGGTTATTCGTGCGCAAACCCATCCTGCTCGTTTGTTTGACACTCATTCCGGTTAGCTTTGCCCGTGCCCAGATTCCGACGTCGGAAAGGGACGCGTTGATTGCGCTCTACAACGCGACGAACGGTGCTTCGTGGACCCCCCCCACCTGGGACACGGCAACGACAGGGTCGGAGTGCACAACATGGAAAGGGGTGTCTTGCAACGCTTCTGATCGTGTGAGCAGCCTTGAACTGCAGTACTCCAATCTCGACGGTACACTCCCGGCCGAACTGGGTAATCTCGAGCAACTGATCATATTGAAGCTATTCGGCAATCCCCACCTGACCGGAAGCATCCCGCCCGAACTGGAAAACCTCGCCTTGCTGCAATATTTCGAGGCCTTCAACTGCGCTCTGACCGGGAGCATCCCACAGGAGTTGGGAAACCTGTCGAACTTGGGGCATATTCGGCTCTATAACAACCAGCTGACAGGAAGCATCCCGCCTGAGCTGGGAAACCTTTCGAAGTTGCGGTACTTGATTCTTAGCGGTAACCAGCTCACCGGGAGTATCCCGTCGGAGTTGGGGACGCTGGACTTATGGGGGCTGGACCTGGGCTTCAACCAGCTGAGCGGAAGCATCCCTCCGGAGCTCAGCAATCTGACGAACCTGTATGGCTTCATCGTGGAATTCAACCAATTGAGCGGGAGCATTCCCTCGTTCCTGGGGACATTTTCAAATCTCTATTTCTTGGAACTGACATCCAACCAATTCACAGGAGGAATCCCCCCGGAGTTGGGGGATCTCCCGAATCTACAGGTGCTGGAACTGGGCTCCAACCAGCTCAGCGGCGCCATCCCACCGATGCTGGGCAGCTTGGCGGGCACCTTGCTGGAGCTTCGCTTGGAACACAACCGGCTGACCGGGAGCATCCCGCCCCAGCTTGGAAATTTGAGTGTCCTGGAACGGCTGTACCTGTATGGGAACCGACTGAGCGGGGAAATCCCGACGGAGCTCGAAAACCTCACCTCTTTGCTGGATTCGAATGGATTGCGAATCCGTTGGAATGCCCTCCACACAGATAACGCATCTCTGATCTCGTTCCTCGATGACAAGCAATACCACGATGATTGGTCCAGCACACAGACGATCCCTCCGGAGAACCCGGCCGTCAGTCGGATCGGCAACCATACGGTTTGGCTGAGTTGGGATGCGGTGAGTTACACAACAGATTCCGGGGGCTTCGAGGTCTTCTCCTCCCCCACCGGGACCAGCGTGTGGACCTCTGGCGGCTGGACGGAGTCGAAGTCGACCCTCACGTTTCCGGTGACCGGGCTCGACCCGGGGACGAGCTACGACCTCGCGGTGGTGACCTACACCGATCCCCACGCCGACAACCTCAACCTGGTGAACAGTGATTTCAGCGCTCAGGTAACGGCAACCACGGCGGATACGGGCTGCAGCCAACCGGTCATCGACATCTCCGGAACCGGTATGGGTCCGTTCACGCTATCGCTCACGGAAGGCTATGGCAGCTACCTCTGGAGCACGGGCGAGACCACCGCGACCATTGATGTCGACTCGACTTCCGGGCAATGGTACTGGGTCACGGTTAACCCGGGCGGCCCCTGTGAGGAGACTGCTGCGGTGTTTTTAGATCCGGAAATCTTCACCGACGGTTTCGAATCCGGCGGCACGACGGAGTGGTCGAGTGAAGTGCCGTGATTCAAACCGCCGGGACGTCCACGAGGAGGCAAAGTATGCGATCGACCGTCCTGCTCTTTGTGTTTGTCCTCCTGGTTTTCCCGGCGGGCAATGCTGACGCACAGTTGATCGTCGATGACTTCGACTCGCAGACGACCGGCTCGCCTCCAGCCTGGCAATGGTGGGAAAACGGCCGCTCAGGCACGATCCAGGTCGATGACACCGTCTACCGCGGGTCATCGGGGAGGTCGGTTGAGCTCGTCAGAACGACCTTCGACGACTACACCTTCAGCTTCGGCCGCAACTTTCGGCCAATTGACGCGCCCGCGGAGCTGACATTTTTCTTCCGCGTCGGCTCAACGACCGTCGAGGTCTTGACCGCCATCGGAGGCAACAACGCCGCGC
Protein-coding regions in this window:
- a CDS encoding fibronectin type III domain-containing protein, giving the protein MRKPILLVCLTLIPVSFARAQIPTSERDALIALYNATNGASWTPPTWDTATTGSECTTWKGVSCNASDRVSSLELQYSNLDGTLPAELGNLEQLIILKLFGNPHLTGSIPPELENLALLQYFEAFNCALTGSIPQELGNLSNLGHIRLYNNQLTGSIPPELGNLSKLRYLILSGNQLTGSIPSELGTLDLWGLDLGFNQLSGSIPPELSNLTNLYGFIVEFNQLSGSIPSFLGTFSNLYFLELTSNQFTGGIPPELGDLPNLQVLELGSNQLSGAIPPMLGSLAGTLLELRLEHNRLTGSIPPQLGNLSVLERLYLYGNRLSGEIPTELENLTSLLDSNGLRIRWNALHTDNASLISFLDDKQYHDDWSSTQTIPPENPAVSRIGNHTVWLSWDAVSYTTDSGGFEVFSSPTGTSVWTSGGWTESKSTLTFPVTGLDPGTSYDLAVVTYTDPHADNLNLVNSDFSAQVTATTADTGCSQPVIDISGTGMGPFTLSLTEGYGSYLWSTGETTATIDVDSTSGQWYWVTVNPGGPCEETAAVFLDPEIFTDGFESGGTTEWSSEVP